One genomic region from Nocardioides plantarum encodes:
- a CDS encoding HAD family hydrolase, with the protein MAVDWTTYRAVLFDLDGVITPTAEVHMRAWATMFNEFLATREGQAPYTDADYFEHVDGKPRYDGVRDFLASRDIRLDDGRPDDPADQAAGSETVCGLGNRKNDAFGEVLRRDGVEAYPGSVRLLDQLRAAGMPMAIVSSSKNAPDVLAAAGVTDYFATVVHGGVATEKGLKGKPAPDMFEEAARELGVPDDSAVVVEDAINGVKAGAAGDFALVIGVDRGAGHEALTAAGADVVVTDLQELVQEGTA; encoded by the coding sequence ATGGCTGTCGACTGGACGACGTACCGGGCTGTGCTCTTCGACCTCGACGGGGTGATCACCCCGACCGCGGAGGTGCACATGCGCGCGTGGGCGACGATGTTCAACGAGTTCCTGGCCACCCGGGAGGGACAGGCGCCCTACACCGACGCCGACTACTTCGAGCACGTCGACGGCAAGCCGCGCTACGACGGCGTGCGCGACTTCCTCGCCTCGCGCGACATTCGTCTCGACGACGGCAGACCCGACGATCCCGCCGATCAGGCCGCGGGCAGCGAGACCGTGTGCGGGCTCGGCAACCGCAAGAACGACGCGTTCGGCGAGGTGCTGCGCCGCGACGGCGTCGAGGCCTACCCGGGGTCGGTGCGCCTGCTCGACCAGCTGCGTGCGGCCGGGATGCCGATGGCGATCGTGTCGTCGTCCAAGAACGCACCCGACGTGCTCGCCGCCGCCGGGGTCACCGACTACTTCGCCACCGTCGTCCACGGCGGTGTGGCGACCGAGAAGGGCCTGAAGGGCAAGCCCGCCCCCGACATGTTCGAGGAGGCGGCCCGCGAGCTCGGCGTGCCCGACGACAGCGCCGTCGTCGTCGAGGACGCGATCAACGGGGTCAAGGCCGGCGCGGCCGGAGACTTCGCGCTGGTGATCGGCGTCGACCGCGGCGCCGGCCACGAGGCGCTGACGGCGGCCGGGGCCGATGTCGTGGTGACCGACCTGCAGGAGCTGGTCCAGGAGGGCACCGCATGA
- a CDS encoding glycoside hydrolase family 65 protein: MSTVDPEFEDRHGASHEAPPAVDPLDRDRFPIDEWRLVETRFDDSDLGTTESVFSVGNGYLGLRGNYEESRDFHANGTFINGFHETWPIQHAEEAFGFAKVGQTIVNAPDAKVIRLYVDDEPLELSTADIVDYERSLDFRTGILKRHVVWRTPSGKRVQIDSTRMVSFHQRHVAVMTFEVTLLDEAAPIIISSQVINRQDADRGASVEMAKTASGGGFDPRKASDFAHRVLEPEGDHAAMPHDRMALRYRCANSGMSVAIAVDHDLETVDTHHHELQRGDDLLRAVYTVDAQPGNTITLTKSVSYYTARVVPTAELLDRCNRTLDRLHAEGLESLRRTQREWLEAFWERSDVEIGGQPGLQQAARWNLFSIAQASARADGAGIPAKGVTGSGYGGHYFWDTEIYVMPFLTYTNPWAARNALRFRHGLLESARVRARALAQRGALYAWRTINGEEASAYYAAGTAQYHIDADIAFALNQYVEATGDYEFLDRAAIDILVETARLWADLGFWRDENGGTFHIHGVTGPDEYTTVVNDNLYTNVMARYNLQRAAEAVRFIQRKRPDNYRAMAARVELRDGEVAEWERCAAGMMIPFDEHLGIHPQDAHFLEREMWDLGHTPVEKRPLLLHFHPLVIYRFQVLKQADVVLALFLRGAEFTLEQKKADFDYYDPITTGDSTLSAVVQSIVAAEVGYHDLALRYFHASLFVDLADRHANTSDGVHVASTGGVWSALVAGFGGFRDLGQGHWYLDPRLPDGWDHLTFRLTLRGTRVKIVVTEDEVDLVVEDGDGTLTFDIRGTEVEVAPGAPAVVWPLDGHGPRIDGEPPNPVGTRRADGTVITATVPSGD; the protein is encoded by the coding sequence ATGAGCACCGTGGACCCCGAGTTCGAGGACCGCCACGGCGCGAGCCACGAGGCCCCTCCGGCCGTCGACCCGCTCGACCGGGACCGGTTCCCGATCGACGAGTGGCGGCTGGTCGAGACCCGCTTCGACGACTCCGACCTCGGCACGACCGAGTCGGTGTTCAGCGTCGGCAACGGCTACCTCGGGCTGCGCGGCAACTACGAGGAGAGCCGCGACTTCCACGCCAACGGCACCTTCATCAACGGCTTCCACGAGACGTGGCCGATCCAGCACGCCGAGGAGGCGTTCGGCTTCGCCAAGGTCGGCCAGACCATCGTCAACGCCCCCGACGCCAAGGTGATCCGCCTCTACGTCGACGACGAGCCGCTGGAGCTGTCGACGGCCGACATCGTCGACTACGAGCGCAGCCTCGACTTCCGCACCGGCATCCTCAAGCGCCACGTCGTGTGGCGCACCCCGAGCGGCAAGCGGGTGCAGATCGACAGCACCCGGATGGTGTCGTTCCACCAGCGCCACGTGGCGGTGATGACCTTCGAGGTCACCCTGCTCGACGAGGCCGCGCCGATCATCATCAGCTCGCAGGTGATCAACCGCCAGGACGCCGACCGGGGCGCCTCGGTCGAGATGGCCAAGACCGCGTCCGGCGGCGGGTTCGACCCGCGCAAGGCCAGCGACTTCGCGCACCGGGTGCTCGAGCCCGAGGGCGACCACGCCGCCATGCCGCACGACCGGATGGCGCTGCGCTACCGCTGCGCCAACTCGGGGATGTCGGTGGCGATCGCGGTCGACCACGACCTCGAGACCGTCGACACCCACCACCACGAGCTGCAGCGCGGCGACGACCTGCTGCGCGCGGTCTACACCGTCGACGCACAGCCGGGCAACACGATCACGCTGACCAAGTCGGTCAGCTACTACACCGCACGCGTGGTGCCCACCGCCGAGCTGCTCGACCGCTGCAACCGCACCCTCGACCGGCTGCACGCCGAGGGCCTCGAGAGCCTGCGTCGCACGCAGCGCGAGTGGCTCGAGGCGTTCTGGGAGCGCTCCGACGTCGAGATCGGCGGCCAGCCCGGGCTGCAGCAGGCGGCGCGCTGGAACCTGTTCAGCATCGCGCAGGCCTCGGCGCGCGCCGACGGCGCCGGCATCCCGGCCAAGGGGGTGACCGGGTCCGGCTACGGCGGTCACTACTTCTGGGACACCGAGATCTACGTGATGCCGTTCCTCACCTACACCAACCCGTGGGCGGCCCGTAACGCCCTGCGCTTCCGACACGGGCTCCTCGAGTCGGCGCGCGTGCGGGCCCGGGCGCTGGCCCAGCGCGGCGCGCTCTACGCGTGGCGCACCATCAACGGCGAGGAGGCCTCGGCCTACTACGCGGCCGGCACCGCGCAGTACCACATCGACGCCGACATCGCCTTCGCGCTCAACCAGTACGTCGAGGCCACCGGCGACTACGAGTTCCTCGACCGCGCGGCGATCGACATCCTCGTCGAGACCGCCCGGCTGTGGGCCGACCTCGGGTTCTGGCGCGACGAGAACGGCGGCACGTTCCACATCCACGGCGTCACCGGGCCCGACGAGTACACCACCGTCGTCAACGACAACCTCTACACGAACGTGATGGCCCGCTACAACCTGCAGCGCGCCGCCGAGGCCGTGCGGTTCATCCAGCGCAAGCGGCCCGACAACTATCGCGCGATGGCCGCGCGCGTCGAGCTGCGCGACGGCGAGGTCGCCGAGTGGGAGCGCTGCGCGGCGGGGATGATGATCCCCTTCGACGAGCACCTCGGCATCCACCCGCAGGACGCCCACTTCCTCGAGCGCGAGATGTGGGACCTCGGGCACACGCCGGTCGAGAAGCGCCCGCTGCTGCTGCACTTCCACCCGCTGGTCATCTACCGGTTCCAGGTGCTCAAGCAGGCCGACGTCGTGCTCGCGCTGTTCCTGCGCGGCGCCGAGTTCACGCTCGAGCAGAAGAAGGCCGACTTCGACTACTACGACCCGATCACCACCGGTGACTCGACGCTGTCGGCCGTCGTGCAGTCGATCGTCGCGGCCGAGGTCGGCTACCACGACCTCGCCCTGCGCTACTTCCACGCCTCGCTGTTCGTCGACCTCGCCGACCGGCACGCCAACACCTCCGACGGGGTCCACGTGGCCTCCACCGGCGGTGTCTGGAGCGCGCTGGTCGCCGGGTTCGGCGGCTTCCGCGACCTGGGCCAGGGCCACTGGTACCTCGACCCGCGCCTGCCCGACGGCTGGGACCACCTCACCTTCCGGCTCACCCTGCGCGGCACCCGCGTCAAGATCGTCGTCACCGAGGACGAGGTCGACCTCGTCGTCGAGGACGGCGACGGCACCCTGACCTTCGACATCCGGGGCACCGAGGTCGAGGTCGCTCCCGGCGCCCCCGCCGTCGTCTGGCCCCTCGACGGCCACGGCCCCCGCATCGACGGCGAGCCGCCCAACCCGGTCGGCACCCGCCGGGCCGACGGCACCGTCATCACCGCCACGGTGCCCTCGGGAGACTGA
- a CDS encoding Abi-alpha family protein: MSEIRKPGESLPESASALARVAATAAWHTAGWGVRTTARGARRVGRAATDRDEAAALAHDAGEAIAAVGELARAASQGTPLGKALVNAGATLGGLVPEPVTDAVNGHVVASRTVTHRPEPPEPTLRERGQELLVRSRDVWSTDQGHPAFGRILDEVAPDEARILMLLLNHGPQPSVDVRTGGPVGMVSSQLIAPGLTMIGARAGLRYVDQVPSYLNNLFRLGLVWFSRESLRDPLEYQVVEAQPDVLAAMHSVKFAKVVRRSIHLTPFGEDFCRTCLVEEDAAAADFPEHATPGDGEAVGPA, from the coding sequence GTGAGTGAGATCCGCAAGCCCGGTGAGTCGCTGCCCGAGTCTGCCTCCGCCCTGGCCCGTGTGGCTGCGACCGCCGCCTGGCACACCGCCGGCTGGGGCGTGCGTACGACGGCCAGGGGAGCGCGACGGGTCGGCCGAGCCGCGACCGACCGCGACGAGGCCGCCGCCCTGGCCCATGACGCCGGCGAGGCCATCGCCGCCGTCGGCGAGCTCGCCCGGGCGGCGTCCCAGGGCACCCCGCTGGGCAAGGCCCTGGTCAACGCCGGCGCGACCCTCGGCGGCCTCGTGCCTGAGCCGGTCACCGACGCGGTCAACGGCCACGTCGTGGCGTCGCGCACCGTCACCCACCGGCCCGAGCCGCCCGAGCCCACGCTGCGCGAGCGCGGCCAGGAGCTGCTCGTCCGGTCGCGCGACGTCTGGAGCACCGACCAGGGGCACCCCGCCTTCGGTCGTATCCTCGACGAGGTCGCGCCCGACGAGGCCCGCATCCTGATGCTGCTGCTCAACCACGGCCCCCAGCCCAGCGTCGACGTCCGCACCGGCGGGCCGGTCGGGATGGTGTCGTCGCAGCTCATCGCACCCGGGCTCACGATGATCGGGGCGCGCGCCGGGCTGCGCTACGTCGACCAGGTGCCGTCCTACCTCAACAACCTGTTCCGCCTCGGCCTGGTCTGGTTCTCGCGCGAGTCCCTGCGCGACCCGCTGGAGTACCAGGTCGTCGAGGCCCAGCCCGACGTCCTGGCCGCGATGCACTCGGTGAAGTTCGCCAAGGTCGTGCGTCGCTCGATCCACCTCACGCCGTTCGGCGAGGACTTCTGCCGTACCTGCCTGGTCGAGGAGGACGCTGCCGCCGCCGACTTCCCCGAGCACGCCACCCCCGGCGATGGCGAGGCGGTCGGACCGGCCTGA